Proteins encoded together in one Solanum lycopersicum chromosome 7, SLM_r2.1 window:
- the LOC101249562 gene encoding GDSL esterase/lipase At4g10955-like, with product MDKISAEEMKNEGETTAKESGIESHPYAFHVSGPRNVSSPNWKDLINSSWRKDANYKRTVMACFIQAVYLLELDRQDNRTEQNALAPKWWIPFRYKLVETLKDERDGSIFGAILEWDRSAALADFVLMRPSGAPRGVLALRGTILKSQTMRRDIEDDLRFLAWESLKGSVRFSGVLKALKAIADKYGSNNVCIAGHSLGAGFALQVGKALAKEGIYVEAHLFNPPSVSLAMSFRNIGEKAGFAWKRIKAMLPSKADSQISCEEGGATSFPVGLKQWVPHLYINNSDYICCSYTYADGAQNDQTAANKENAKQTTNCRQAAAKLFLSSKGNQKFLEAHGLEQWWSDNLELQMAISNSKLISQQLKSLYTMPAAQLTPVKR from the exons ATGGACAAAATTAGTGCAGAggagatgaaaaatgaaggagaaACAACAGCGAAGGAGAGCGGCATTGAGTCACATCCTTATGCATTTCATGTTTCTGGACCTCGAAATGTTTCTTCCCCAAATTGGAAAGATCTTATTAATTCCAGCTG GAGGAAAGATGCTAACTATAAAAGAACAGTAATGGCCTGTTTTATCCAAGCTGTTTACCTTCTTGAGCTTGACAGACAAGACAACAGGACAGAACAAAATGCACTTGCTCCGAAATGGTGGATACCTTTCAGGTACAAGTTAGTCGAAACTCTAAAAGATGAACGAGATGGATCTATATTTGGTGCAATATTGGAGTGGGACCGATCTGCAGCTTTGGCTGATTTTGTACTGATGAGACCGAGTGGTGCACCTAGAGGTGTTTTAGCCTTAAGGGGAACAATTCTGAAAAGCCAAACGATGAGAAGAGATATTGAGGATGATCTCCGCTTCCTAGCTTGGGAGAGTTTGAAAGGATCTGTGAGATTTAGTGGAGTTTTAAAGGCACTAAAAGCAATCGCGGACAAGTATGGGAGTAATAATGTTTGTATTGCTGGTCACTCCCTTGGAGCTGGCTTTGCTCTTCAAGTTGGGAAAGCGTTAGCCAAAGAAGGCATATACGTAGAGGCACATTTGTTCAATCCACCCTCAGTTTCACTTGCTATGAGTTTCAGAAACATCGGAGAAAAAGCTGGCTTTGCTTGGAAAAGAATCAAGGCAATGCTTCCTTCAAAGGCGGATTCTCAGATCAGCTGTGAGGAAGGCGGTGCAACATCTTTTCCAGTAGGCCTAAAGCAATGGGTACCTCACTTGTATATTAACAACAGTGATTACATATGCTGCTCTTATACTTATGCAGACGGAGCACAAAACGACCAAACTGCAGCTAACAAGGAGAATGCAAAACAAACAACAAACTGCAGGCAAGCTGCAGCAAAACTTTTCTTGTCATCGAAGGGCAATCAGAAGTTTCTTGAGGCGCATGGATTGGAGCAATGGTGGTCCGATAACTTGGAACTACAAATGGCTATTAGTAACAGTAAGCTCATTAGCCAGCAGTTGAAATCCTTGTATACTATGCCAGCTGCTCAACTAACACCAGTCAAGCGATAA